Proteins encoded together in one Mus musculus strain C57BL/6J chromosome 16, GRCm38.p6 C57BL/6J window:
- the Zdhhc19 gene encoding palmitoyltransferase ZDHHC19 isoform X1 produces the protein MPFLKDAVTLVKEPQQLPSIPLSWFPSSVFAAFNVTLLLFLSGLFFGFPWLVQNGEWAFPAITGPLFILTFFSLVSLNFSDPGILHRGSTKEDPMTVHVVRVNQRAFRLEWCPKCLFHRPPRTYHCPWCNICVEDFDHHCKWVNNCIGHRNFRLFMLLVLSLCLYSGALLVTCLTFLFRTRHLPFSLDKGMAILVAVPAAGFLIPLFLLLLIQALSVSRAESSYESKCRYHPEYNPFDQGFAKNWYLAMFAPLGPNYMSEVVCLQRPVGTAWIQEKTKPSPPRRPKHCRPGPPGPQHQPRRVPGKGPPGSGEAAALQEMRRLPASVEKSPGGPRQPTAEPAAGDP, from the exons ATGCCTTTCTTAAAGGATGCTGTGACACTTGTGAAGGAACCACAACAGCTGCCCTCCATCCCTCTTTCATGGTTCCCCTCGAGCGTGTTTGCTGCCTTCAATGTAACGCTGCTGCTGTTTTTGAGTGGCCTTTTCTTCGGATTCCC GTGGCTGGTTCAGAACGGGGAGTGGGCCTTTCCTGCCATCACAGGACCACTCTTCATCCTCACCTTCTTCAGTCTCGTCTCGCTCAACTTCTCAGACCCTGGTATCTTACATCGAG GCTCCACCAAAGAGGACCCCATGACGGTGCATGTTGTTCGAGTGAACCAAAGGGCTTTCCGCCTGGAATGGTGCCCCAAGTGCCTCTTCCATCGCCCACCCCGAACCTACCACTGCCCGTGGTGCAACATTTGCGTGGAG GACTTCGACCACCATTGCAAGTGGGTCAATAACTGCATCGGTCACCGCAACTTCCGCCTCTTCATGCTGCTGgtcctgtcactctgtctctACTCGGGAGCCCTGCTGGTCACCTGCCTGACATTCCTATTTCGCACAAGGCATCTGCCCTTCTCCCTGGACAAGGGGATGGC CATCCTGGTGGCTGTGCCCGCTGCGGGCTTTTTGATTCCgctcttcctgctgctgctgatccAGGCCCTATCTGTGAGCAGGGCGGAGAGCTCCTACGAGAGCAAG TGCAGGTACCATCCGGAATACAACCCTTTTGACCAGGGCTTTGCCAAGAACTGGTATCTGGCAATGTTTGCACCACTGGGTCCCAA TTACATGTCTGAAGTTGTCTGTCTGCAAAGACCAGTGGGGACAGCATGGATCCAAGAGAAGACAAAGCCCTCACCACCACGTCGTCCTAAACACTGTAGGCCAGGTCCTCCGGGGCCCCAGCACCAACCTCGGCGCGTTCCAGGGAAGGGgcccccagggagtggagaggctGCAGCTCTCCAAGAGATGCGAAGGCTGCCTGCATCTGTGGAAAAGtccccaggag GTCCACGCCAACCCACGGCTGAACCTGCCGCTGGAGACCCCTAG
- the Zdhhc19 gene encoding palmitoyltransferase ZDHHC19: protein MPFLKDAVTLVKEPQQLPSIPLSWFPSSVFAAFNVTLLLFLSGLFFGFPCRWLVQNGEWAFPAITGPLFILTFFSLVSLNFSDPGILHRGSTKEDPMTVHVVRVNQRAFRLEWCPKCLFHRPPRTYHCPWCNICVEDFDHHCKWVNNCIGHRNFRLFMLLVLSLCLYSGALLVTCLTFLFRTRHLPFSLDKGMAILVAVPAAGFLIPLFLLLLIQALSVSRAESSYESKCRYHPEYNPFDQGFAKNWYLAMFAPLGPNYMSEVVCLQRPVGTAWIQEKTKPSPPRRPKHCRPGPPGPQHQPRRVPGKGPPGSGEAAALQEMRRLPASVEKSPGGPRQPTAEPAAGDP, encoded by the exons ATGCCTTTCTTAAAGGATGCTGTGACACTTGTGAAGGAACCACAACAGCTGCCCTCCATCCCTCTTTCATGGTTCCCCTCGAGCGTGTTTGCTGCCTTCAATGTAACGCTGCTGCTGTTTTTGAGTGGCCTTTTCTTCGGATTCCC TTGTAGGTGGCTGGTTCAGAACGGGGAGTGGGCCTTTCCTGCCATCACAGGACCACTCTTCATCCTCACCTTCTTCAGTCTCGTCTCGCTCAACTTCTCAGACCCTGGTATCTTACATCGAG GCTCCACCAAAGAGGACCCCATGACGGTGCATGTTGTTCGAGTGAACCAAAGGGCTTTCCGCCTGGAATGGTGCCCCAAGTGCCTCTTCCATCGCCCACCCCGAACCTACCACTGCCCGTGGTGCAACATTTGCGTGGAG GACTTCGACCACCATTGCAAGTGGGTCAATAACTGCATCGGTCACCGCAACTTCCGCCTCTTCATGCTGCTGgtcctgtcactctgtctctACTCGGGAGCCCTGCTGGTCACCTGCCTGACATTCCTATTTCGCACAAGGCATCTGCCCTTCTCCCTGGACAAGGGGATGGC CATCCTGGTGGCTGTGCCCGCTGCGGGCTTTTTGATTCCgctcttcctgctgctgctgatccAGGCCCTATCTGTGAGCAGGGCGGAGAGCTCCTACGAGAGCAAG TGCAGGTACCATCCGGAATACAACCCTTTTGACCAGGGCTTTGCCAAGAACTGGTATCTGGCAATGTTTGCACCACTGGGTCCCAA TTACATGTCTGAAGTTGTCTGTCTGCAAAGACCAGTGGGGACAGCATGGATCCAAGAGAAGACAAAGCCCTCACCACCACGTCGTCCTAAACACTGTAGGCCAGGTCCTCCGGGGCCCCAGCACCAACCTCGGCGCGTTCCAGGGAAGGGgcccccagggagtggagaggctGCAGCTCTCCAAGAGATGCGAAGGCTGCCTGCATCTGTGGAAAAGtccccaggag GTCCACGCCAACCCACGGCTGAACCTGCCGCTGGAGACCCCTAG
- the Zdhhc19 gene encoding palmitoyltransferase ZDHHC19 isoform X2, protein MVPQVPLPSPTPNLPLPVVQHLRGGHCRCACVHSGRVDFDHHCKWVNNCIGHRNFRLFMLLVLSLCLYSGALLVTCLTFLFRTRHLPFSLDKGMAILVAVPAAGFLIPLFLLLLIQALSVSRAESSYESKCRYHPEYNPFDQGFAKNWYLAMFAPLGPNYMSEVVCLQRPVGTAWIQEKTKPSPPRRPKHCRPGPPGPQHQPRRVPGKGPPGSGEAAALQEMRRLPASVEKSPGGPRQPTAEPAAGDP, encoded by the exons ATGGTGCCCCAAGTGCCTCTTCCATCGCCCACCCCGAACCTACCACTGCCCGTGGTGCAACATTTGCGTGGAG GTCACTGCCGTTGTGCCTGTGTCCATTCAGGAAGggtg GACTTCGACCACCATTGCAAGTGGGTCAATAACTGCATCGGTCACCGCAACTTCCGCCTCTTCATGCTGCTGgtcctgtcactctgtctctACTCGGGAGCCCTGCTGGTCACCTGCCTGACATTCCTATTTCGCACAAGGCATCTGCCCTTCTCCCTGGACAAGGGGATGGC CATCCTGGTGGCTGTGCCCGCTGCGGGCTTTTTGATTCCgctcttcctgctgctgctgatccAGGCCCTATCTGTGAGCAGGGCGGAGAGCTCCTACGAGAGCAAG TGCAGGTACCATCCGGAATACAACCCTTTTGACCAGGGCTTTGCCAAGAACTGGTATCTGGCAATGTTTGCACCACTGGGTCCCAA TTACATGTCTGAAGTTGTCTGTCTGCAAAGACCAGTGGGGACAGCATGGATCCAAGAGAAGACAAAGCCCTCACCACCACGTCGTCCTAAACACTGTAGGCCAGGTCCTCCGGGGCCCCAGCACCAACCTCGGCGCGTTCCAGGGAAGGGgcccccagggagtggagaggctGCAGCTCTCCAAGAGATGCGAAGGCTGCCTGCATCTGTGGAAAAGtccccaggag GTCCACGCCAACCCACGGCTGAACCTGCCGCTGGAGACCCCTAG